The genomic stretch CGCAGGACGTCGAGTACCTGCGCATCATGGGCAATGTGACGGTGGAGGAATTTCCCGATTTCAAGAGCCGCGTCGGCACCTACCTGCCGGGCGTCACCGGGTTGCATCCCACGTGTCGCGACCAACTCATCAACCTGCCTGCGATCCACGGCCTGCTGCTGTACACGTCGGGCGAGCGACTCGACATGGAGAGCCCGAATATCCACGACTATCGGCGCCGACTGGACCTGCGCACCGGGCGACTGGAGCGCACCTTTACGTGGAAAACGCATACCGGCGCACTGCTGCGCGTGCGATTCGAGCGCTTTGTCAGCGCGGCGCGGCGGCACGTCATGGCCCTGCACTGCCGCGTGGAGCACCTCGGCGGACCGGCGGCGGAACTGCGGTTCCTCGCCCCACTCGACGCGGAGGTACGGACCAACGGCTTCGACCACTTCACCTCCGTCGACGTGACGGGCGAACATGACCCGGTGACGCTGTGCGTGCACACCAACTCGGGCATCGACGTCGCGGCGGCCGCCGTGTTGACTTGTGACCACGGCGTCCCCATCGACATTCGGACCCAGCCGCGCTGGGTGGCTTCGTGCGGAGCCACGACGCTGGAAGCCGGCCAGACGCTGACACTGCACAAGTACGCCGCAATGACCTCGTCGCACCATGTGACCGGCTCGCCTCTCGACAGTGCGCGGCGTCACGTGTGGGACGCGGCGTCCACCGGCTACGAGCGGCTCGCTGCGGAATCCGACGCGGTCTGGGCACAGCGCTGGCTCGCGACGGATGTCGAGATCGACGGCGACGACAATAGCCAGCTCGCGCTGCGCGTCTCGCTCTACCACATGTTGCGGGCCGTGTCCGAAGATGATCCGCGCGTCGCCATCGACGCCAAGGCCGCGGCCGGGGAGGCCTACTGCGGACGTTTCTTCTGGGACACGGAACTCTTCATGCTTCCGCTGTTCCTGTACACCCGACCGGCCGTCGGCAAAACGCTCGCGGCGTTCCGCATTGCCTCGCTGCCGGGCGCCCGGCGGAACGCAGCGCGGTACGGCTACCCCGGCGCTCGTTATGCCTGGGAGAGCGCCCCCAGCGGTGACGACCACTGCCCGAACTGGCAGTATGCGGATCACGAGATTCACGTGACGGCCGACGTGGCCTACGGGCTATGGCACGCGCACCTGGTAAACCCCCATGACCTGCGGTTCCTGCGTGATACGGTCGAGGTCTTGACCGAGACGGCGCGCTACTGGACCCAGCGCGTCGCGCCACGCGGGGACCACGCCTATGAACTGTTGATGGTGATGGGACCGGACGAATACACGCCCTTCAGCCGCAACAACGCCTATACGAACTGCCTCGTGCAGCTTGCACTCAGCTTGGCGCGCACCAGTTGGGACGAGCTGCGGCAGCAGGATACGCCGGCGGCAGAGGCGCTCGCGGCAGCGCTCCGGCTGAACCCCACCGAACCCGCGGAGTGGTTGCGCATCGCCGCCGGACTACCCGTGCCGTACGATGCACAACGCCAATTGATCCTGCAATCCGAAGACTTCTTCGACTATGAGCCCCTCGACTTCGCGCGCGTCTGGCCGGACCGACGGCAGCGCATCGGTGCAGTTGTCAGCCAGGAGCGCCTCTACCGCAGCCAGGTGCTCAAGCAGGCCGACGTCGTGCAGTTGCTGGCCCTCTTTCCGCATGAGTACACCCCGGCCCAGATGCGCACCGCGTTCGAAACCTACGAGCCGCTGACATCGCACGACTCGAGTCTCAGCAAGTCGATGCATGCAATCGTCGCCGCCTGGCTCGGTAAGGCGGACGAGGCCTGGCGCTTCTGGCGCGAGTCCGTCGGCCTCGACCTCGAACCCGGTGAAGCCGCCGAGGGCATCCACGCGGCCTGCGCCGGTGCCAATTGGCAGGTGGCGGTCTTCGGGTTCGCGGGCGTCCGGACGACGCTGCAGTCCGAGGTACTGCACGTGGACCCCCGTCTACCCGCGGCGTGGCGGGCGCTGCGGTTCCCACTGGTGTGGGCCGGCCAGCCGCTGCGACTGACGGTCACCCACGACTCCGTCACGATCGCGCACGGCGGCACCCAACCGCTGGATGCCTGGCTCGGCGGCACCACCGCCGAACTGCGTCCCGGCGAGACCCGGACGTTCCCCTTACCGCCGCAGCGTTGAGCGGTGGCGGTGCCGGCCGGACTCGGCGCTGGGCAGGGCCCGTCGTAGCTTGCCCAGGTATCCGGCTGGGGTTGGAGTGCCATGCATACGCGGCCCATGCACGCAGCAGTGCGCCTCATCACGCGGTTCCTGCCGCAGGTACTCCGTGCGGCCCTCGTGTGCTCCGCCGGCCTCGCCATTCTCTGGGCTTTCACCCACGTCGGGGGGCGCCTCGTGCAGCGTTTGGCGCACGGCGCCATACAGGTGGAACTCACCATCATGCACTGGGGCGACAAGGACGAGGGCGCCATCATCGCTGCGCTGGTCGCCGAGTTTGAGCAACAGCACCCCCACATCCGCGTCCGCCGCATACCGGCCGGGATTTACCACGACCAGAAACTCAAGACCATGATGGCCGCGGGCACACCACCCGACCTGTTCTACCTGGGTAGTGAGAACCTCGCATTCTATGCGGGGCGCGCCCTCCTGCGGACGCTCGACGACCTTGCGAACGCGGACCACATCGCCGGCCGTGCCGCGCTCAACCTCGATGATTTCTACCCGCAGGTCCTGGACTGCTTTCGATATGACGGGACGCAGGTAGGCACCGGACCACTTTACGGTCTGCCGATTTCCTTCACGACGATCGGCATTTACTACAACCGCGACCTGTTCCGCCGCGCCGGATTGCCGGAGCCGGCCCCCGGGTGGACGTGGGAACAATTCGCTACGGCAGCACGGGCCCTCGGGCAACTCACCGATGACGCCGGCCAGCCCTGCTACGGCGCCGAGTTCGTGACCTGGCCCGCCATGATGCAGGTCTACCTCCGCTCCTTTGGACTGGACTTCGCCACTCCCGATTTCCGCAGCTATCATTTGACCGAACCCCCCGTACTCGCAGCGCTCGAGCGTATCCATCGCTGGCGCTTTGCCGAGCAGCGCGCCCTCACCGACGCCCGCAGTCAGGTCCAGCTTGGCAGCGACCTGTTTCAGGCCGGTCGTGTCGGCATGATCGGGCCCCTCGGCCGCTGGGTCGTCGCACGCTACCGGCAAACCCTCGGATTCGACTGGGATTTCGCCCCTCTCCCGCGCGGGACGCAGGAAGCGAACGTCATTCTGACTACTTCCTGGTCCATGGCGCGTTCCTGCCGGCACCCGGAAGCCGCCTGGCTGCTGCTCCAGCACCTTACCGGTCCGGTCGGCGCCACGCACCAGGCCCGTACCGGTCTCGGCGTCCCCGCGCTGCGCCCTGTCGCCACAGCCCCGGTTTTTCTTGACGATCCGCGGCCGCCGCGCAACAACGCCGCCTACCTCAACATGATTCCCGCGGCACAACTGCCCAACTGGCCGCTCGATAGCCGCTACCAGGCCGAGTTGATGACGTACCTCGAAGGGGCCTACCGGTCGGGGGAGCCGGTCCCTGCAATGATGGCCGCCGTCGAACGCATCTGGCAACGGCTCGATGGTTCGCCCCTGCGGAGCGGGGCACACGCGCCGGTGCCTTGGCGCGCGATCCTCACTGCCCTGGCGCTGTCAGGTACCGCCCTGCTGACCTACGGGGTGTGGTGCTGGCAGCGCGGTCGCCCTGGACCGCGCGCCCGGCTCGAAGAGCGCGCCGGCTGGGCTTCATCAGTCCCTGGCTGCTTGGCTTCGCACTCCTCACGGCGTTCCCGATCGGTCTTTCGCTGCTGCTGGCGTTCAGCCGCTGGACCGGTGTACTGCCGCTGGGATCAGCCGAATGGGTCGGGCTGCAGAACTTCCGCGAGTTGCTGTTTCACGATGAGGTTTTCCGAAAATCGCTCCGCGTCACCGGCTTCTACGTCCTGCTCGCGGTTCCGGGCGGACAGCTCGTCGCGCTCGGTGCTGCACTGCTGATGAACAGCGAGGTGCGTGGCATCGGCTTCTACCGCAGCGCCTGGTACCTGCCGAGTGTCCTTGCCGGCGTCGGGGTGGCGGTGCTCTGGCGCTGGGTGTTTGACGGCCAGCACGGCCTGTTGAACGCCTTGTTGGAACCCCTGTTCGCTGTCGTCGGTTGGCTGCTGCAACCCCTCCTTGGGACCGTCGAGCTGCGCCCCCCGGACTGGCTCAACCGCGATGCGGCGTGGTTTGGCCCACCGGCGTTCGCCCTGATGCATCTGTGGGTCGTGGGCGGCAGCATGATGATCTACCTTGCCGGGCTGACAGGCATCCCGCGGACCCTGTACGAGGCGGCCGAGATCGACGGGGCTTCACCCGCCCGACGCTTCTGGAACGTCACCCTGCCGATGCTCAGCCCGGTGATTTTCTTCAACGGCATCATGGCGATCATCGGCTCGTTCCAGGTCTTCACCCAGGCCTATGTGATGACGCGCGGGGGTCCACAGAATCACACGATGTTCTACGTGCTGTACCTCTACAACCAGGCGTTTCAGTACCACGAAATGGGCTACGCCTCCGCCCTGGCGTGG from Phycisphaerales bacterium encodes the following:
- a CDS encoding sugar ABC transporter permease is translated as MAARSPWTARPARRARRLGFISPWLLGFALLTAFPIGLSLLLAFSRWTGVLPLGSAEWVGLQNFRELLFHDEVFRKSLRVTGFYVLLAVPGGQLVALGAALLMNSEVRGIGFYRSAWYLPSVLAGVGVAVLWRWVFDGQHGLLNALLEPLFAVVGWLLQPLLGTVELRPPDWLNRDAAWFGPPAFALMHLWVVGGSMMIYLAGLTGIPRTLYEAAEIDGASPARRFWNVTLPMLSPVIFFNGIMAIIGSFQVFTQAYVMTRGGPQNHTMFYVLYLYNQAFQYHEMGYASALAWLLLLIILALTLLVMRGSRRFVYYEALRT
- a CDS encoding glycoside hydrolase family 65 protein, which produces MTAADTWSIVESPFHVAFNRHFEGLLALGSGPLQQRAALEEGLTDDPQDVEYLRIMGNVTVEEFPDFKSRVGTYLPGVTGLHPTCRDQLINLPAIHGLLLYTSGERLDMESPNIHDYRRRLDLRTGRLERTFTWKTHTGALLRVRFERFVSAARRHVMALHCRVEHLGGPAAELRFLAPLDAEVRTNGFDHFTSVDVTGEHDPVTLCVHTNSGIDVAAAAVLTCDHGVPIDIRTQPRWVASCGATTLEAGQTLTLHKYAAMTSSHHVTGSPLDSARRHVWDAASTGYERLAAESDAVWAQRWLATDVEIDGDDNSQLALRVSLYHMLRAVSEDDPRVAIDAKAAAGEAYCGRFFWDTELFMLPLFLYTRPAVGKTLAAFRIASLPGARRNAARYGYPGARYAWESAPSGDDHCPNWQYADHEIHVTADVAYGLWHAHLVNPHDLRFLRDTVEVLTETARYWTQRVAPRGDHAYELLMVMGPDEYTPFSRNNAYTNCLVQLALSLARTSWDELRQQDTPAAEALAAALRLNPTEPAEWLRIAAGLPVPYDAQRQLILQSEDFFDYEPLDFARVWPDRRQRIGAVVSQERLYRSQVLKQADVVQLLALFPHEYTPAQMRTAFETYEPLTSHDSSLSKSMHAIVAAWLGKADEAWRFWRESVGLDLEPGEAAEGIHAACAGANWQVAVFGFAGVRTTLQSEVLHVDPRLPAAWRALRFPLVWAGQPLRLTVTHDSVTIAHGGTQPLDAWLGGTTAELRPGETRTFPLPPQR